ATGCAAGTTTACAGTTTATCTTGTACAAGTACTTAACACGGGAATGAGCTTACCTTGAACCATTTCCAAGAGTCGTTGGTGCAAGCATCATCGACGGGGGATGGTTTCACCAGTAGTATAGGATGTAACATGAGAATTGATCGGAGTACTTGATGGAAATGGGTGCTGATTGTATGGCCACTTCGTATGTAGTCATGACCAACGAGTCGAGTTTTCTTGTGATGAGCCAATATAGATAGAAACATTGCCACTTTCTCTTCGATACGAACATATGTAGAGTCGGCTAGTCCTCCAACATTTGTTAGCAAGTAACACAATCGTGCAAATGCATTCCTATTCATTCGCAAGTTTACCACACATTGAACATCTCCTATTTCAATAATACGGTGCAAATTGTTCATTTGCGAATGTATTCTCTCTGTCATGCTGTATCTGACTTTTGTTGTATGCGTATGGCAAACTCGTTTCGCACGTAACTTAACTCGTTCTCGTCTCAGTAGTAACATTAGCAAGAATGAGCGACACATAATTTGGTGAAGCATCACAAAAAGTAGAATGCGTCTACTCGTAATCGTCATCGGTTCAAGGTACTTCAAAAGAAATTACAACTTCAAATGTGTTTAAAATTGCATATGCAGGAGCACAATACAAGTTCATGTAGTAGAACCGAAGGCAATACAGTAATAAGtagaaaaaatttattattcagTTATTGTTtccttatttttataaaattagttctGAAGTCGACTACAAAATTCGGCCAACGAGAGGTATTACGAAGAGAAGTACTACGGTTTCGTCGAACAACGGAAAATACAAACAGAAAGGAGAGTACGATTGAAGTGAAGTATGTGAACCAAAAGTAGGAAAAACAAGATGTTGCGCAGAGAAGCTAAACAGAAACCAACTCATTTAACGACACATCGACAGATTACTCAGATTCATGCAAAAATGGGCGAAGTGCATccccaaattttaaactcaGCAAAATTAAAATCGATAAAAGTTTATGCGAATTAAAGTATGAATGAAAGAAATTTTAACGTTACAGAAACCTACTAACCAAAGAGTTGAACGGGGAAAGAAAATTTCGCCGACACAGTCGGTGTTCTTCGTCCGCTGTTGCTCAGCTGGGGGTAAACTTTTTGGTTGGCCTTGGGGTTGATGAAAGGGTAGTGTAGGAAAAGACACGGTGGATAGAAATCAGGACAATTAATAATGGGCTTTGCCAAGGGTTTATTTTACCTAGCCTAATACCCTTTAGTCCATTGGACATTGGACTGGGAGGGTTTGCTTGCAAATGAACCAAGCACGGGATACTGAAGGACAGAATTTGACAAACCTATTTAGTCAGGTCTACCAAACATTGCGttaggctacgtttggttggaaggataggataaactaatgattagtacgtaaatgataaagaaaatgattgtggtaggattgtaatatataatgtaaaataatattatgtttggtaagatttttaagtgtaggataattatgaattttttgatgagaagacgaaattgcccttcCCTTTCGCGACGGCGACAGTGGCGGCGGCGGCTGGAAAAGGTCGGTGGGGGAGaggaaaattagcgacggattattgagaaaccgtcgctaattcgatttttagcgacggtttattaaaaattacaaaccgtcgctaaccggTTATCGTCGCCGTTCGGCCGGTGCTCGGCCGCGGTCGGCGGTCTCTCGGCGGCCGTGGATGGTCGGCGGCGGGTGGCGAGCGGCAGCGGTGGCGGGCGgcggcgggaagtggtggtgagtttgaatttaggcgggaagtggtggtgagtttgaatttaggagaagggtaaaattggaaaaataggatGGATTAAGAgtaggataaataatcctagggggtgaggaggtattattttaacctacctaatataacctaatcattcataggagggattgacttggttaaataatcaccCGTACCAAACGCCGGATAAAATAGGATAAAATAATTTATGCCACTTTATCAAGCCAACCAAACGCtcccttagcataaaaagtaatattttttaatggatgacctaaataagaaatctgtttcacaaaatacgactcatggaccgtctcacacaagttttttttaaaaaaaaaattttttgttgatATTCAGGGTTAATTTGGATTTTGGGTTTGAGAAGATAATAGAAGTAAGAAAACGAggaaaattacaaaattattcattactttatttaaaaaaagctCTTTCAAAAttgtacttaaaataatttGTAATTTCAAATACAATATGTAAGTCTCGTCGTTTATGTAGCATAATCCATAGAAAGATGGCCGTTCTTCGAAATTTCCATAATGTGTTTGTGGAGAAGTTTATGTTGGTACGATATAAACATGACTTtaagaaaatatattataaaataaaaaggtTTTGGACATATATAGTAGGAGATAAGGTCAAACAAATATCTTAGACGCATTGATACAAAATAATGTCGTCGTTTATTGTTTATCTGATATCAATAATTCAAATTTAAGATCGAACaaacatatttttcaatttaaaaaaaataagttttttatgagatggtctcacgaatttttacctgtgagacgggtcaaccctcaccgatattcacaattaaaaagaatactcttggcataaaaagtaatattttttcatggatgaccaaaataaaatatctgtctcacaaaatacgactcgtgagaccgtttcacacaaatttttatttttaaaaaaatatatatatacaaataaaagttattttttattttaagaatatagttggaatatttgtaaatttttaaaattcataGTCTATCATTAATAGGAAAAAAGTTTTAATATGATgttaatattaaagtttgatAATTTTAATAATCAAGGAGATCAGGCTATTTTTCTCAATACACGTGCACATATACACACTTATTGTGTGTGTATCTTTACTGtttaagaaaaagaaaattttgttattattatttttaataaattattttaatttatttacacGATAACTTATTTGgcattattataaaataaataaagtccTCAAACAAATGAATAAATTGGTAATCTAAAATCGAATatcataaattatatttatttattattgattatataaaacaacaattttaaaatatagaaGTGTATATTCGGagctttatttattttttattatttatttattagtttaattaataataatataatcctaaatgaaaaaagaaaaagattaatTACTGCGCATGAATGAATTTGCTTCAGCCGGCAGCTCCGAAATGCTCTGTAAATGAGGTCTCCAAACGCCGACGCGCCGCCCTCGTCGCCTATCCCTATCATCGGAAACCTTTTCcgataaaatctcagtcaagtGCCGATCAGAGATGGATAAATTTCTCATCGGAATCGTACCCTCGCCGCTTTCGTGATGAGACTCTTTCTTCTTCCTCTTCGGTCGATTTTTCTCCGGCGACGGAGGCAGAGGAATGAGAAAATAAATCTTACCCCGTTTAAGTAGCGAGTCGGGTGGAACGACTACGATCCTGGGGCACGTGCCTTGATTATCCAATTTGGAGGTGGGCTTCTTCAGGATGTGCCGGGGGTGGAGTTTCAGTATCTCCGCAGCTTTCACGGCGGTGCCGAGCTCTTCGACGCGGCCGTTGGCGTGAACTATCCGAATTACGTCGAGTGCTCCGCATGGAAGAATGCAGGATATGCAGCATCTGATGGCGCTTTTCATGGCTTTGtctcccaattgcttctctctctctctctgttCTTTGTTTTTTCCAGTGAAAGTGGAAAGGAGGGAAGGGGTCGGGTGATAATATGGCGTCAATAATGACatcttttattaattattatattatattatattatattatattatattattattattattattttgaattataaaTGTCAATTTAatcatttaagaaattttaaatttttatgctaCTTTTTTATTAATTACTTATCTATAGGTcagttttgttaaaaaaaaaatttattaccaataaaatattgtttcttgccaaattattataatgaatttaatgatcaatattttttcaaacaatgattgttatgatttacatatattaaaaataaatataacattggaatattttttttaaaataaaataatgtttcAATTTCTTTGTAattgaattatatttttttcatcGCGTCTAAAAAGATTGGAGAGCtctatatttttttacaaaatttatttttttaataatatatatataatataaaataaaaactgtACTTTTTGTCTTATATATtcaatttttaatgattttagtattttattttgtCAAATATCATTGTTAGTCTACTCATTATCTGTAAtgctttttttttatataaatcttTAGTATTTTTTCTGATAAGAAACTAATTTTGTGTCGAAGTGATGACATATACAGTGTCACATCAACATTATAGattaaaaatgacaaaaattatcaaaatttgaaatatatataattaaaactgaaatttaacaatataaaaaaccaaaatcacaaaaaaaattaaaaaaaaacacatttttaatGGAAAACAAATTAATGTTAggctaaattaataatattttagaaaaaatatatatttttttgtattaACGTTCTCTATgattaatatatttgaaacagatctctattattgataaaaaaaataaatgcatATATTGGAGGTCAATTAATAAGTTATACATGATAATAATTATACAATATTTATAACTTATTTGTCAAGATATTTTGCTTAGATCGACTATTTTAGAATTATCTCgtatttaattttattgatataatatataaaGATATTCGTATATATCTACATCAATATAAATTTCATTTATTATAGTATGTGCAAGTGCATAGGAATATTAGAAGAGGACTGTAGGAGTCTCAATAATCATGATGACAAATTTTGTCGGCACATTTCTCTTAGCTTGCTATTTCATCAACACTTGTAGGGacattttcaaaattatatacatataaataatcatactccattttttttttgaaaattaaatagtTATATTCTcgaattatatattaaaaataaaatagatatgttgtgagacgatatcacatatctttattcatgagacgagtcaacacatctcatatttaaattacaaagtaatatttttttatgggtgatcaaaataaaagatttgtttaataaaatagactaatgagacggtctcacaataATCTTTGttgtaaaatttaaaaagagatattttttttacttgTTTGGATGTTGCGCTAATTTCGTGGGAAATTGTCTGTTTTCATAATTGTTATGTTAACATTCATAATACaaggtaatttttttttttatgagtgaCTCAGATAAAAgatatgtttcacaaaattgattcgTAAGATCatctcataatttttttttgtatattatACATGGGGTGCCACTTGGTAAGAGGATAATATTTAACAAACTTGCATTGTTTTATATTtgattcaaattttataattattaaaattaaaaaatatatacaatatctttattttttaatttatcatCTTATTTTACGAATGAATCAGTGTTATATAAACATCTTTTTAACTCTCCGATTACACGTTTATAAGATCACATCAAATTTAagtatattattacttgacatagaacattatatatttaaataataccATAATTTTCTAATAAAATAGAAGTCTAAATTCAACCAAATATCTATTATATGTAAAAAAGTaataaaaaatgattatttttttagcCAATAAAAAAcattgaatttaattattgttAAATAAAAGACTGAGGGGGAGAAGACAAGTGCTACAGAAAAAGCGTTTAATTCGGATTGGCTTACATGTGAAGGGAGACAAAAATGGGCCACTCGTGGGCTTGCTATCTTCTCTACGTAatagttttttttaatcatattttgaATGTAATAGttgatatttattaaaaaatattatttttttaaatccgattaacttttttttaagaaaataactatatttcaaatatatttgaagagatcatttaaaaaaaacgttGACtagatttattttataaatttctcctaattaaaatcatcatcattattattagacaaaaatttgtgtgagacggtctcacgtgtcgtattttgtgagacaaatctcttatttgggttatcaatgaaaaaatattattttttatgttaaaaatattattttttattgtgaatattggtagggttgatcgtctcacagataaagactcgtgagatcgtctcacaagagacctactcttatttttaatatttttttgtttgacTATGTAAGTCATGTTAATAttctaaaaaattgaaaatttacaGATAAAATCATCATTATCTTCCACTAAATTCGTTTTACATCCTCCTTTTTGACAATGTATTGTCTAATCatcattatcattattattaatattttttggcATCCCATGTATTTATTAATAATGCagatttaaaaagttgatttgaAATTCATGGCCCAAAAATAAAACTAATTATTAGATGCAATTCTCGACTGATTTTCAAACACCACAAAAAAATTCTTGTCGATCTTGTTTTTGAGTATTTGATTTGAGATTCATTTCCTCCACAATAATTGAGTTATCTTTCAAAATGGAGTATGtatcttatgagacggtctcacgaatctttatctgtgagacaggtcaaccctactgattttcataataaaaaaagtaatactcttagcaacaaaagtaatattttttcatggataacctaaataagatatccgtctaaaaaaatacgacccgtgaaacaaTAGATCTATTAGACAAATAACTTGTCATAATATCAAGAAGTGGATAGATTATTGAGATTTGGATTAAGCCCTTTTAAAATTATGGAAGTGTCTAATCGTAATGGGAGGCCCATAAATTAATATGGTTAGGACATGAATGTTACTGGCAACATGTGAATGTCCATGTAGAGGGGGCCAATTGGAAGCCATATTCAAAGGAAATCCAATGTTTTAAGTgagtataaattatatttaaagtATCCAATAAATGAACACTAATTATCgatttaaagaaattttttagTATTGTAAATAGGGATTACAATTTCCTCCGAATCAGACGGAGAATCTGATACACGatccaattatatatatatatatatatatatatatatatatatatatatatatatatatatatatatatatatctaatgTTAATtgtgatatatttttattgaataatattAGTTAGATGAAATGAAGAAAATCTGTTAAATTATGATGTTAGGATAAATTGTTTCAATATATAGTtattttttcaatattcaattattattgttttattATGACGTGAGAACCTGCTGTTGTTATACATCGGTGCATATTGGATAAACCCAGAATAACACAATGACATGTAAACCACGTTAGTCAGATAAACCACTATGGACAAACGACAAGCTCACATAAGAAGGTATTAGTAGGATAAATCGAACTCCTGACAATTGATCAAACGCTCACCCATTTCACCAACTCGTAAATACTTTGAGACTTCAATATTCAATTATAGAATGGATAGAAGATTGAtgttcttcttcctcttctccTTGTTAAGAAGTTATTATTGCTATTGAGGGGACTTGGATTGTACTATTTGCAATCACCAGCAATGAGAAATAACAaaaagaaaatttattatatatggttGTCACCACCTATCCATACAAATGGCGTAGTGGGAATGAGAATATGAAATTAGTTCGAGTGGTTGTTTAGTTGTTGCGCTATAAATCTTgataaataaattcaaatggaTGTTTGCATGAAGGTTAGATTAAGAAATACTTGTTTAGTGTTGAATAATTGATATTGTTTCTTCTCGAGTAGAAATTGAAAAAGAGACGAGTTCCACCCCTCGAAATTATATTTGCACATATACGCAGAAAATATGTTGAGTGTTCGAGCATATACAAAATAATTACGTTGCGTTTGAATTGATATGTTAGAAGCTAATTGTTTGAGCTCGAATTATTTTGAATTGGCCCAAATCAAGAAGATGGTCCAACTTACAATTAAATAGAGAAGGTCCAtcatttattcaaaataatttgaATAGGTTAAATAACGAGGTTGGAGATTTGGAGGGAATGAGAGAAAACTCCGAGGAATATTGAAGAAAATAAAGTAATCGGCAAGTTGAAGAACACAACTCAACCAACGCATCAAACTAAAAAATGTTATAGCAACAACTCTGCAAATTTGAGGCTTTCAATTCAagtattttcatttttaattttatttcagattCTAGAACATTTCATCTTTTTATTCCAGTTTCAAACATTTTCCGtcgatattattatatttttatatatcatAGATTCTTGCTGGTTGTTGTAAATACAAAATCATGTTAGAAGTTTGTTTTGTCATTTGCACTACCATTTTCCTATGTTTTAGGATTCTTACCAACTTAAGAGATAGTAACTAATAGTCAAATTTAAGATTTACTGTCGTATGTTTTCAGAAGTTTGTTATGTTTTTCGATCACTTTGGTGCAACTGTAAGTGACACTTCTGTCTCTACAATTTTTGTGCAAACACTAATGTTTTCAAATCTATAATGACGtatctattagtttgttttGGAAAATTTACTTAACAATTAATTTCAAATATCGGATGGTTAATTTTTGGGTGATTGTGGTGGACGAGTActtgtaaattattttgtttacaaattttttataaaaagttTAATAATATGTTTGGACAACTATTTTATAAAACTATTTTTgcaattataaatattttaaaagttctaaaaacataaaaaaaaaaaaaatttcaattattCTTCACAAAATATACTTGGCCGtgaacatattttttaaaacatttttataaaatttttacaaaatcttgtctaaacaCATGCTTTAAGGTTGTTTTTTGGGCTAAAGGACATGTATTTGAGATTATATATGAAAGAGAAATTTGAAATGCCTCAATAATCAAGTGAATTTGAAATCCACTCCcaataactaaaaatataacTAGTCGGAGTTTGAAACATATTTTCAAGTGAATTTTGCCAACAAATGAATATATTCATAACCTAAAATTCATCTATCCAAATTCAAtctaagttttttttataatttataaataacaaaatatttttaagtgcTCATCCAAACAAAGCCTTAAAATCCTCACCTCAAGTACTCCACTGAATCTAAATCTTTCAATCTAAACCGAACCTAATTCTTTCTATATAATCAAACATAAACTTATTTTCAATTACAGATACACGTATGTTCGAGATTacattagaaaatatttttacgtGAGATCAAGTATGAGTCTTATGTGTTTGGACTAATGATAGTCATTGAATGTAGATATCCAGATTTGCTATCAAAGCTAGTTTTCAATAGAGCTTCTAAAACGGGATAATGCCCATTTTCGTCCTTTTCGTTAACCGCTTTTCCCATTTCCGTCCCTCATGATTTTTGACTGCTTAATTAATCCTTtatgttttcaaaatattccCGAATTGATCCCTACCGTTATCCTGACGTTAAGGTTAACGTTGACTTATGAAAAATGGtagaaattagcgacggtttttcaaaagcaGTCGTTAATTAGCGTCGCTGctatttccataaaataaattttaagttttttttaaaaaaaattattaaaagtaattttttattttatggaaatattaaaccgtcgctaattagcgacggcgtttggagaaaccgtcgctaattagcgacggagtttttaaaccgtcgctatttagcgacagCATtcaaacaaccgtcgctaattagcgataaTGTTTTAACTCGTCActcattagcgacggtttactatttccataaaataaagaaaattaattttttttattttttattttttaaaaaaaattagaatcgGACTATGATAACAATATTAATaatcttaactaacacttaaaaatttacaaaaaattaaagcgAAAAAGTTTATCTTAAGTCGAAACTAAAATCATGtgagagaaaaaaattttaagtgttgtaaagTGGTGTGTATGAAAATAGAAAGAGAGTAtatttatagacagtttgctTTATGCTTTTGGTAAAATAGCGACGGTGATTGCAAAACCGTCTATACTTCAAGGTTAATAATATTACCGTCACTATTAGCGATGGTGTTACCAAAACCCGTcgcaaactgtctataaataTACTCTCTTTCCATTTTCATACACACCActttacaacacttaaatttttttctctcacacgattttagtttcgacttAAGTTAACTTTTTcgctttaattttttgtaaatttttaagtgtgtgttaagattattaatattgttagcatagtccgattctaagtttttttttaaaattattaaaattattttttttaatgaaaatattaaaccgtcgctaatattttgaaaatccgtcgctaattagcgacggtttaataaaaaccgtcgctaatgtcaAGTCAACGTTACCCCTAACGTCAGACTAACGGTAGGGATCAATTCGggaatattttgaaaacatgaAGGATTAATTAAGCAGTCAAAAATCACAAGGGACTGAAATGGGAAAAGCGGTTAACGAGAAGGACGAAAATAGGTATTATCCCTTCTAAAACTGTGTTTGGTGATAACTCAAACGATAATTATCACAAAAACCCAACTGCACAATCTCATGATTTAGCCAAAGCCCGGGCACACTTGCTTCACGGATCACAAGTTACATGGACCTAACTCAAAACCCCCTACATTTGAATTTTAACATTTTTTGTCCTTAAAACTAATCAAAGAAAAAACATTTGAGAATATAagaagaaaataataaaattgttcTTAGGGTTGACAACTTTGCTCACGGGTTCGGGCCTCGTAGAGAAAATCTGAAACGAAGACGTGGATCTCTGATTTTTTCCGGTTCagagattttttaaaatttctcaAGCAGTTTAGGGTGGATATACAATTATTATCCTCATCCCGGAACTCTCcacaataataatattaatattattattaataataatagataataataagttttggttcGAGAAATTCCTTGAACCCGCCCTCATCTTACctcattaatatttttaaaacgaGGATGTTGATGGAGATGAAGATTTAATCCCCGCAGATTCAGGTTCAAGGATTCATCGAACTCGAAAAAGCGGGATCGAGGTGGGTATGAGTATGAAGAGGAAATTTGAGGACGAGAATGAGGATAACAAAACCGCTCCGCCCTGTTTCCATCTCTAATTACTCTGCTCagatatattatttttgtgCCAAACTACTTAGAAATATGCACTTTTTCTATGATATTAGAATGatttaacatcaaaataaaataaaaaagagaaTGATTTTCATTTAACATCGTGATgcttttattcttgattgtgcttTATATGTGTCAAAGAGTTTTAACCAGGAGGAATTCGAATTGTTTGGAATTGCGTGAAACTTGTATTCGAAAGCACGATGCTGATGGTAAGAGCATGAAATCTAGAGTAGATTGGGTTTATGCATTTTTAGATTCGGTTCGCTACTCTAGATTAAAGTGTGCTATCTCAATATGTACTTCACAAATCTCAGCAGATCATTTATGGAATCTGTCTAGCCCTAACTTATTTCGACTAGATGTTGATGCGGGGTTCGATACCAGGCTTAATAAATTCAGTGTTGGAGCGATAATTAGAGATTCACGTGGAATAACTAGAGGTGCCCATGCGCTTATCATCTGTAATCCCGGTAGTGTCCTTGCACCTAAAATTCTGGCTATTCGTTGTGGTATGGATCTTTGTCTACAGGTGGATGTTTCTTCTATTGTATTTATTCTGATTCCAAGAAGTCGGTTCGTATAGTTCTCAACCCAGATTTGGACACTGACCCTGTTGGTGTATTGGTTCTTGAAGTTAATTATATGTTCCTAGTCAATCATTTTGTATCGATCAAGCATATATCGTTCGACCAATACTGTGGCACACTTTCTTGCTCATATAACATTCAATAGTTCTTCAAATTTACTTTGGCTAGATGGAAATATTCCATCATGACTTTTTTGTATTGTAACTCATGTTTACCGACTTATGTTACGAATgcttaactttaaaataaaaaaaagtgagtttttcttttaaaacatGGCAATGAAGAACTTCAAATTGACTTTGTAATTTTTCCCCGACTGTAGGAAATTGTATGAAAGGAaatgtagagattgttttcattACTTCGAAGTGATTGACTTCAAGATAAACCAAGCCGCCGCCGCCACTCCCACCAAATCTCCCGCGGCGTCATGCCGGTCTTCAAGACCCCTTTCAACGGATACTCCGTCAAATTCAGCCCTTTCTACGAGAACCAGCTCGCCGTCGCCACATCCCAAAATTTCGGCATCTTAGGCAACGGCCGCCTCCATATCCTCCAACTCGGACCTATCATTACAGAACGTATCGCGTTCGACACTTCCGATGGCGTCTACGACATCTGCTGGTCTGAATCCCACGACTCCGTCATCGTCGCAGCGATCGCCGACGGGAGCCTCAAGATTTATGACTTGTCCTTGCCGCCAACTGCGAACCCTATTCGCTCGCTCCACGAGCACGCGCGCGAGTGTCACGGCGTGGATTTCAACACCGTTCGTAAAGACTCGTTTTTGAGCGCTTCATGGGATGACACGGTGAAGCTGTGGACCGTGGATAGGCCGGCGAGCGTGAGGACTTTCAAGGAGCACGCTTATTGTGTGTACTCCGTTGCTTGGAATCCTAGGCATGCCGATGTCTTCGCTTCCGCTTCCGGGGATTGTACGGCTCGCATTTGGGATGTTCGAGAGCCAGGTAATGGCTTCTATTCAAAGTATGGATCTTTCATTATACATCTCATCACCCACCCCATACCCAGTCCCTTATCATATTGGTGCAACGGAAAAATAACTGTGTTTTGGGGTAAATATTACCTTTTCAGGGGAAAAAAAACTGgacatcaaatttaatttataaatgttTTTGGGGAAAAGGCGATTGAACTAGTATGTTCTGTGCGAAATTATGTTAATTTATGCAGTAAATTTAAAATCTTGGCATTCTCGTCGTTGCTCCATCCCTGATAATGATAAAGAATTAAGTTTAACTTGAAAAGAGTTCATCTTTAGTAAATAAGTTGATGTCCAATGTTAGTACAGATTATTGTGCTACTCGTGATCTCAGGCAGATTTTGTTTTGTCAAAACTTGACTAGTAtggttctttttctttttttttttccaggtTCTACCATGATTCTTCCTGCGCATGAATTTGAAATCCTGTCCTGTGATTGGAACAAGTATGACGACTGCATAATCGCCACTGCCTCGGTGGATAAATCAATAAAAGTGTGGGATGTTAGGAATTACCGAGTACCCGTGGCTGTGCTTAATGGGCACGGTTATG
This Primulina eburnea isolate SZY01 unplaced genomic scaffold, ASM2296580v1 ctg291_ERROPOS436017, whole genome shotgun sequence DNA region includes the following protein-coding sequences:
- the LOC140820927 gene encoding peroxisome biogenesis protein 7-like; this encodes MPVFKTPFNGYSVKFSPFYENQLAVATSQNFGILGNGRLHILQLGPIITERIAFDTSDGVYDICWSESHDSVIVAAIADGSLKIYDLSLPPTANPIRSLHEHARECHGVDFNTVRKDSFLSASWDDTVKLWTVDRPASVRTFKEHAYCVYSVAWNPRHADVFASASGDCTARIWDVREPGSTMILPAHEFEILSCDWNKYDDCIIATASVDKSIKVWDVRNYRVPVAVLNGHGYAVRKVKFSPHRGSLIASCSYDMTICLWDYMVEDALIGSHDHHTEFAVGVDMSVLVEGLLASTGWDELVYVWQHGTDPRAS
- the LOC140820925 gene encoding uncharacterized protein, yielding MSLLTPYYHPTPSLLSTFTGKNKEQREREKQLGDKAMKSAIRCCISCILPCGALDVIRIVHANGRVEELGTAVKAAEILKLHPRHILKKPTSKLDNQGTCPRIVVVPPDSLLKRGKIYFLIPLPPSPEKNRPKRKKKESHHESGEGTIPMRNLSISDRHLTEILSEKVSDDRDRRRGRRVGVWRPHLQSISELPAEANSFMRSN